One genomic region from Haloprofundus salinisoli encodes:
- the rpiA gene encoding ribose-5-phosphate isomerase RpiA translates to MKTTGGSDEAKRRAGESAADLVTDGMVVGLGTGSTAVHAIRALGRKVDAGLDVRGVPTSFASRELARDVGVPLTSLDEIDAVDLAIDGADQVAGFDLVKGGGAAHAREKVVDAFADRFVVVADPSKLAETLSHPVPIEVLPDARSTVAATVGDAGGDPTLREAERKDGPVVTDNGNFVLDCEFGEITDAAALSRTLSAIPGVVEHGLFVGLADEVHVGSDDDVRVETR, encoded by the coding sequence ATGAAGACGACGGGCGGCAGCGACGAGGCGAAACGGCGCGCGGGCGAGAGCGCGGCCGACCTCGTGACCGACGGGATGGTCGTCGGACTCGGGACGGGAAGCACGGCGGTGCACGCGATTCGCGCGCTCGGGCGGAAGGTCGACGCCGGACTCGACGTGCGCGGCGTCCCCACTTCGTTCGCCTCGCGGGAACTCGCCCGCGACGTCGGCGTTCCGCTCACCTCGCTCGACGAAATCGACGCCGTCGACCTCGCTATCGACGGCGCGGACCAGGTAGCGGGATTCGACCTCGTGAAAGGCGGCGGCGCGGCCCACGCCCGCGAGAAGGTCGTCGACGCGTTCGCCGACCGGTTCGTCGTCGTCGCCGACCCCTCCAAACTCGCGGAGACGCTCTCGCATCCGGTTCCGATAGAGGTGCTGCCGGACGCGCGCTCGACGGTCGCCGCGACCGTCGGAGACGCCGGAGGCGACCCGACGCTTCGGGAGGCCGAGCGGAAGGACGGGCCGGTCGTCACCGACAACGGCAACTTCGTGCTCGACTGCGAGTTCGGCGAGATAACCGACGCGGCGGCGCTTTCGCGGACGCTCTCGGCGATCCCCGGCGTCGTCGAACACGGCCTGTTCGTCGGTCTCGCCGACGAGGTTCACGTCGGCAGTGACGACGACGTGCGCGTCGAGACGCGGTAG
- a CDS encoding sugar phosphate isomerase/epimerase family protein, with amino-acid sequence MTDIRCGFVTQTHSGDVTASEAVEQADAFGFDFLELYMDGATERSRLDRDSFAAAVAGADLDLLVHLPFVDLDLGTPRDGVREAALAEHRACLDAAAEMDAKKAVLHASTHATYPEWDAETTHPRMLDAIRQLDDHGREVGVEVCVENLPGVSFTVHEFDRVFEETDASMTFDTGHARVDGMDAEASAAFLDDHRDRVSHVHVNDARGARDEHVPTGSGTTDFETVLAPLLDDWRGTVSAEVYTFDADYLELSKRKLDEVLA; translated from the coding sequence ATGACCGACATCAGATGTGGATTCGTCACGCAGACGCACTCCGGCGACGTGACAGCGTCCGAAGCTGTCGAACAGGCCGACGCGTTCGGCTTCGACTTTCTCGAACTGTACATGGACGGCGCGACGGAGCGGAGCCGATTGGACCGCGACTCGTTCGCCGCCGCCGTCGCCGGCGCCGACCTCGACCTACTCGTTCACCTCCCGTTCGTCGACCTGGACCTCGGGACGCCCCGCGACGGCGTCCGGGAGGCCGCGCTCGCCGAACACCGCGCGTGTCTCGACGCCGCCGCGGAGATGGACGCCAAAAAGGCCGTCCTCCACGCGAGCACGCACGCGACGTACCCCGAGTGGGACGCCGAGACGACCCACCCGCGGATGCTCGACGCGATACGGCAGTTGGACGACCACGGACGGGAGGTCGGCGTCGAGGTGTGCGTCGAGAACCTCCCCGGCGTCTCCTTCACCGTCCACGAGTTCGACCGCGTGTTCGAGGAGACCGACGCCTCGATGACGTTCGACACCGGTCACGCCCGCGTCGACGGGATGGACGCCGAGGCGTCGGCGGCGTTCCTCGACGACCACCGCGACCGCGTCTCGCACGTCCACGTCAACGACGCCCGGGGCGCGCGGGACGAACACGTCCCGACCGGCTCCGGAACCACGGACTTCGAGACGGTTCTCGCGCCGCTTCTCGACGACTGGAGGGGCACCGTTTCCGCGGAAGTGTACACGTTCGACGCCGACTACCTCGAACTCAGCAAACGAAAACTGGACGAGGTACTCGCCTGA
- a CDS encoding CDP-glycerol glycerophosphotransferase family protein has product MRDEELPHGEVTGGRDESETDKAETGEADEAETVGADESDEADETRDGNGMEGRTRQQRWLYYVSLFFEAVAVAVVGAVTRRVGRDDSLWVFGARGGTDFCENSKYLYLSVADDKPDVRPVWVTKNRAIVRELQRHGYEAYHAFSPRGVWVQLRAGAVFLTHNLKDVNRFAVGGATLVMLWHGVPLKHISWDAELAERPRPVRALSRYLYDQYDLVSLTGSGARESFRTGFGLPDDRLVVTGYPRTDVFFESVPGATLCTDETELQRVQRLAEDHRVWLYMPTFRENPSAQASEHVDFAALDRLFAAHDAYLVVKLHPKERLDADISAFDHLLELPAGVDVYPLLPATDGLITDYSSVLFDYLLLDRPVIRYAYDLEAYRAERGFYYDYEALVTGPTAREFDDLLDALEGPLDGGDDYAAERRAVRDRFFDHDGGGYADAVYEAVSERRG; this is encoded by the coding sequence ATGCGAGACGAGGAGTTGCCACACGGGGAGGTCACGGGCGGACGCGACGAGTCAGAGACGGACAAGGCGGAGACAGGCGAAGCGGACGAGGCAGAGACTGTCGGGGCGGACGAGTCCGACGAGGCAGACGAGACGCGCGACGGAAACGGAATGGAGGGGCGAACTCGTCAGCAACGGTGGCTCTACTACGTCTCGTTGTTCTTCGAGGCCGTCGCCGTCGCCGTCGTCGGCGCGGTCACCCGACGGGTCGGTCGCGACGACTCGCTATGGGTGTTCGGCGCGCGCGGCGGCACCGACTTCTGCGAGAACAGCAAGTATCTCTACCTCTCGGTCGCCGACGACAAACCCGACGTTCGGCCCGTCTGGGTGACGAAGAACCGGGCTATCGTCCGCGAACTCCAACGCCACGGCTACGAGGCGTACCACGCCTTCTCGCCGCGCGGCGTCTGGGTACAGCTCCGGGCGGGAGCGGTCTTTCTGACGCACAACCTCAAGGACGTGAACCGATTCGCCGTCGGCGGGGCGACGCTCGTGATGCTGTGGCACGGCGTGCCGCTGAAACACATCTCGTGGGACGCCGAACTGGCCGAGCGCCCCCGACCGGTGCGAGCGCTCTCGCGCTACCTCTACGACCAGTACGACCTCGTCTCGCTCACCGGGTCGGGCGCGCGCGAGTCGTTCCGAACGGGGTTCGGCCTCCCGGACGACCGACTCGTCGTGACGGGCTATCCGCGGACCGACGTGTTCTTCGAGTCGGTGCCCGGGGCGACGCTCTGCACCGACGAGACGGAACTGCAGCGGGTACAGCGTCTCGCGGAGGACCACCGGGTGTGGCTCTACATGCCGACGTTCCGCGAGAACCCGTCGGCGCAGGCGTCCGAGCACGTCGACTTCGCCGCGCTCGACCGACTGTTCGCGGCGCACGACGCCTATCTCGTCGTCAAACTCCACCCGAAGGAGCGGCTGGACGCCGACATCTCGGCGTTCGACCACCTGCTCGAACTCCCCGCGGGGGTCGACGTCTACCCGCTGCTGCCGGCGACGGACGGCCTGATCACGGACTACTCGTCGGTGCTGTTCGACTACCTGCTTCTCGACAGACCGGTGATTCGCTACGCGTACGACCTCGAGGCGTATCGGGCCGAACGAGGCTTCTACTACGACTACGAGGCGTTGGTGACCGGGCCGACCGCACGGGAGTTCGACGACCTGCTCGACGCGCTCGAGGGGCCACTCGACGGCGGCGACGACTACGCGGCCGAGCGTCGCGCCGTTCGAGACCGGTTTTTCGACCACGACGGCGGCGGCTACGCCGACGCCGTGTACGAGGCGGTGAGCGAACGACGTGGTTGA
- a CDS encoding glycerophosphodiester phosphodiesterase — translation MSLIAHRGFAGVYPENTRAAFGRAVGADGTTITPQADVVELDVMPTATGEVVVFHDTDLGRLTNAPATLADQKVWETPYETLRKLDVLGTGESVPLLAEILDMIPESVGINVEFKNPGVDDVRYGSLDADELVERRAVWEPFVERTLSELAVSSHEVLVSSFHEGALAAVRELDGSVPIATVFWDDIEAGFRTARRHDCEVLHVPWNMVYGTELFNADYHAGPFDPIDLVELAHEEGRRVNAWTVESWYQADQLRRAGVDGIIADYPNLLQYGASGGVTPDSTAAEPPLQSPDAPPQ, via the coding sequence GTGTCGCTCATCGCCCACCGCGGGTTTGCGGGCGTCTACCCTGAGAACACGCGGGCGGCGTTCGGACGTGCCGTCGGTGCCGACGGGACGACGATAACGCCGCAGGCCGACGTCGTCGAACTCGACGTGATGCCGACGGCGACGGGCGAAGTCGTCGTCTTCCACGACACCGACCTCGGTCGACTGACGAACGCGCCGGCGACGCTGGCCGACCAGAAAGTGTGGGAGACGCCGTACGAGACGCTTCGGAAACTCGACGTGCTCGGCACCGGCGAGTCGGTGCCGCTGCTCGCCGAAATACTCGATATGATCCCCGAGTCCGTCGGTATCAACGTCGAGTTCAAGAACCCCGGCGTCGACGACGTCCGGTACGGGTCTCTCGACGCCGACGAGCTCGTCGAACGACGCGCGGTGTGGGAACCGTTCGTCGAACGTACGCTCTCGGAGTTGGCCGTCTCCTCCCACGAGGTGCTGGTGTCGTCGTTCCACGAGGGGGCGCTCGCCGCCGTCCGCGAGCTGGACGGCTCGGTCCCCATCGCGACGGTGTTCTGGGACGACATCGAGGCGGGCTTTCGGACCGCCAGACGCCACGACTGCGAGGTGCTGCACGTCCCGTGGAACATGGTGTACGGAACCGAGCTGTTCAACGCCGACTACCACGCCGGGCCGTTCGACCCCATCGACCTGGTCGAACTCGCCCACGAGGAAGGACGGCGCGTAAACGCCTGGACCGTCGAGAGTTGGTACCAGGCCGACCAGCTCCGGCGGGCTGGCGTCGACGGCATCATCGCCGACTACCCGAACCTGCTACAGTACGGTGCGAGTGGGGGTGTCACACCCGACTCGACGGCGGCGGAACCGCCACTGCAGTCCCCGGACGCGCCACCGCAGTAA
- a CDS encoding HAD-IIA family hydrolase — MTYPNTAVILAAGIGSRLRPITLRKPKCSVTVDGTPILAYQLRAYAEAGLDETVVVAGYLAEKTRALAERVAADYEGFSVTVVENEVYANTDNMYSLSLVEPLLDGEPFFLSNGDVVFDPEVITKLADVDVDSAIACDTSLFSEEAMKVTADDRDCISSISKEYTSSEAHAVSIDVYRFSGTFSAALFDEIERSVEQHGEYGGWTELAIDRLLKSGRFDVDPVDIAGAGWVEIDNLEDLAEADRQFASLSPLGEKRAAFFDLDGTVYLGDDLIAGAAEVVSELREAGVDVFFLSNNSSRWKPGYAEKLRTLGISATPESVILSTDGVIAYLESIGTEETYVVGTEAMRDALRERGFAVESDEPTHVVVGFDTELTYEKVRRATLAIHDGAEFLLAHPDAVCPTNEGPIPDCGSIGALVETAVGRPPAHVFGKPNPEMLLPTMEEYGYEPDEVVVVGDRLKTELQMADRIGCESVCVLTGDANRADVEASDIVPSLVAPSIATLSEYI, encoded by the coding sequence ATGACATATCCGAACACTGCAGTCATTCTCGCCGCGGGCATCGGGTCTCGACTTCGGCCGATAACGCTCCGCAAGCCGAAGTGTAGCGTCACCGTCGACGGCACGCCGATTCTGGCGTACCAACTCCGGGCGTACGCCGAGGCGGGTCTCGACGAAACGGTCGTCGTCGCCGGCTATCTGGCCGAGAAGACGCGGGCGTTGGCCGAACGCGTCGCCGCCGATTACGAGGGGTTCTCCGTCACGGTCGTCGAAAACGAGGTGTACGCCAACACGGACAACATGTACTCGCTGTCGCTCGTCGAGCCGCTTCTCGACGGCGAACCGTTCTTCCTAAGCAACGGCGACGTGGTGTTCGACCCCGAGGTGATAACGAAGCTGGCCGACGTCGACGTCGACAGCGCCATCGCCTGCGACACCTCGCTGTTCTCCGAGGAGGCGATGAAAGTGACCGCCGACGACCGCGACTGCATCTCTAGCATCTCGAAAGAGTACACGAGTTCGGAAGCGCACGCCGTCTCCATCGACGTGTATCGATTCTCGGGGACGTTCTCGGCGGCGCTGTTCGACGAGATCGAACGGAGCGTCGAACAACACGGCGAGTACGGCGGGTGGACCGAACTCGCCATCGACCGACTGCTCAAAAGCGGCCGCTTCGACGTCGACCCCGTCGACATCGCCGGCGCGGGCTGGGTCGAAATCGACAACCTCGAGGACCTCGCGGAGGCCGACCGGCAGTTCGCGTCGCTGAGTCCGCTCGGCGAGAAGCGGGCGGCGTTCTTCGACCTCGACGGCACCGTCTACCTCGGCGACGACCTCATCGCCGGCGCGGCGGAGGTCGTCTCCGAGCTCCGGGAGGCGGGCGTCGACGTGTTCTTCCTCTCGAACAACTCCTCGCGGTGGAAACCCGGTTACGCCGAGAAACTCCGGACACTGGGTATCTCGGCGACACCCGAGTCGGTCATCCTCTCGACGGACGGCGTCATCGCCTACCTCGAATCGATCGGCACCGAAGAGACGTACGTCGTCGGCACCGAGGCGATGCGCGACGCGCTCCGCGAGCGCGGTTTCGCCGTCGAATCCGACGAGCCGACGCACGTCGTCGTCGGCTTCGACACCGAACTCACCTACGAGAAAGTTCGCCGCGCGACGCTGGCCATCCACGACGGGGCCGAGTTCCTGCTCGCGCACCCCGACGCGGTCTGTCCGACCAACGAGGGGCCGATTCCCGACTGCGGCTCTATCGGCGCGCTCGTCGAGACGGCCGTCGGCCGCCCCCCGGCGCACGTCTTCGGCAAACCCAACCCGGAGATGCTTCTGCCCACGATGGAGGAGTACGGCTACGAACCCGACGAGGTGGTTGTCGTCGGCGACCGACTCAAAACCGAGCTTCAGATGGCCGACCGAATCGGCTGCGAGTCCGTCTGCGTGCTCACCGGCGACGCCAACCGCGCCGATGTCGAGGCCAGCGACATCGTCCCGTCGCTGGTCGCGCCGTCGATAGCGACGCTCTCGGAGTACATCTGA
- a CDS encoding SDR family oxidoreductase, giving the protein MEDMLADKAAVITGASSGNGRATAMAFAHEGADIVVADIREEPREGGTPTHEKVQEETDAEATFVECDVSNTDDLKNAVEAAEEFGGVDVMVNNAGIFRSEAFADVTEDQFDQMFDVNVKGVFFGTQAAAARMRENGGGSIINLSSVAGLEGSGDYVTYCGTKGAVRMLTYATASALGGDGIRVNAIHPGLIETKMTTEDVPIIGSESEEQFMKQIPAGRSGQPEDVADVALYLASDLSDYVTAESIVVDGGLSNTQ; this is encoded by the coding sequence ATGGAAGACATGCTAGCCGACAAGGCGGCGGTCATCACCGGTGCATCGAGCGGGAACGGCCGAGCGACGGCGATGGCGTTCGCCCACGAGGGTGCAGACATCGTCGTCGCCGACATTCGCGAGGAACCGCGAGAGGGCGGGACGCCGACGCACGAGAAGGTACAGGAGGAGACCGACGCCGAGGCGACGTTCGTCGAGTGCGACGTGTCGAACACCGACGACCTGAAGAACGCCGTCGAGGCCGCCGAGGAGTTCGGCGGTGTGGACGTGATGGTGAACAACGCGGGCATCTTCCGCAGCGAGGCGTTCGCCGACGTCACCGAAGACCAGTTCGACCAGATGTTCGACGTGAACGTCAAAGGCGTCTTCTTCGGCACGCAGGCGGCCGCGGCGCGGATGCGCGAGAACGGCGGCGGCAGCATCATCAATCTCTCCAGCGTCGCCGGACTGGAGGGCTCCGGCGACTACGTCACCTACTGCGGGACGAAGGGCGCAGTCCGGATGCTGACGTACGCGACGGCGAGTGCGCTCGGCGGCGACGGCATCCGCGTCAACGCTATCCATCCGGGCCTCATCGAGACGAAGATGACGACCGAGGACGTGCCGATAATCGGCTCCGAGAGCGAAGAGCAGTTCATGAAACAGATTCCGGCCGGACGTTCCGGTCAGCCGGAGGACGTCGCAGACGTGGCGCTGTACCTCGCCAGCGACCTCTCGGACTACGTCACTGCCGAGTCCATCGTCGTCGACGGCGGCCTGTCGAACACGCAGTGA
- a CDS encoding ORC1-type DNA replication protein, which translates to MADDPDGGMLSWDETVFRDEHVFEIDYVPETFRHRESQLQSLQYALRPAVRGARPLNTMVRGPPGTGKTTAVQKLFGELSGQTDVRTVRVNCQVDSTRYAVFSRLFESIFEYEPPSSGISFKKLFGQITDRLVEEDDVLVVTLDDVNYLFYENEASDTLYSLLRAHEAHSGARIGVIIISSDLSLDIMDELDTRVQSVFRPEEVYFPVYDTDEIVDILRERARIGFHDGVIGAPELDRVAELTAESGDLRVGIDLLRRAGLNAEMRASRTVTLEDVEHAYDKSKYVHLSRSLRGLSDSERALVGVLADHNGEQAGEVFEAFHADTGLGYTRYSEIINKLDQLGVIKADYANVEGRGRSRTLTLSYDPDAVLDRLD; encoded by the coding sequence ATGGCTGACGACCCCGACGGGGGGATGCTCTCGTGGGACGAGACGGTGTTCAGAGACGAACACGTCTTCGAGATCGACTACGTTCCAGAGACGTTCCGCCACCGCGAGAGCCAACTGCAGAGCCTGCAGTACGCGCTTCGTCCGGCCGTTCGCGGCGCACGCCCGCTCAACACGATGGTTCGCGGTCCGCCGGGGACCGGGAAGACGACCGCCGTTCAGAAGCTGTTCGGCGAACTCAGCGGGCAGACGGACGTGCGCACGGTTCGGGTCAACTGTCAGGTCGACTCGACGCGCTACGCCGTCTTCTCGCGCCTGTTCGAGAGCATCTTCGAGTACGAACCGCCGTCGTCGGGTATCTCGTTCAAGAAGCTGTTCGGCCAGATCACCGACCGGTTGGTCGAGGAGGACGACGTGCTCGTCGTGACGCTCGACGACGTGAACTACCTGTTCTACGAGAACGAGGCCTCGGACACGCTGTACTCGCTGCTTCGGGCCCACGAGGCGCACAGCGGCGCGCGCATCGGCGTCATCATCATCTCCTCGGACCTCTCTTTGGACATCATGGACGAACTCGACACCCGCGTCCAGAGCGTCTTCCGACCCGAGGAGGTGTACTTTCCCGTCTACGACACCGACGAGATCGTCGATATCCTCCGCGAACGCGCCCGAATCGGCTTCCACGACGGCGTCATCGGCGCGCCCGAACTCGACCGCGTCGCCGAACTCACCGCCGAGAGCGGCGACCTCCGCGTCGGCATCGATCTACTCCGCCGGGCGGGACTGAACGCCGAGATGCGCGCCTCGCGGACGGTGACGCTCGAAGACGTCGAACACGCTTACGACAAGTCGAAGTACGTCCACCTCTCGCGCAGCCTCCGCGGGCTGTCGGACTCCGAACGCGCGCTCGTCGGGGTGCTCGCCGACCACAACGGCGAGCAGGCGGGCGAAGTGTTCGAGGCGTTCCACGCCGACACGGGACTGGGCTACACGCGCTACTCCGAGATCATCAACAAACTCGACCAACTCGGCGTCATCAAAGCCGACTACGCCAACGTCGAGGGCCGCGGCCGCTCGCGGACGCTGACGCTCTCGTACGACCCCGACGCGGTGTTGGACCGTCTCGACTGA
- a CDS encoding MutS-related protein, producing MEFEAIPGVGEKTAASLAELDDAESALRDGDVATLSRAPGITEGRAAAIARAAIRAEHGDDGDFLATDRARELYRDVLGLLQERAVTEYAEKRLETLFPTASESRIEEVRTFVESALERTPDPAVLDALADVEALRAPSNLRVRERCLATVDAERYAEAKATFPELSVEIVEDAHDLAELARSYSTVVALDEAFAGVDVDGDVRVRPDAADQPEEIVPERLLAFFAENRERLLAAVSVHETAGLDPACSPENLRDALTRVDENGELVGDAELDRLTAAVDDLDAAVSTAESAANDHLRTAISEQDVTIQGQDFLSLVEQGARVDSLLSRELADEYDTAVETAREHLADALLLEEGEYDLAERVFGGDPTFPVGHNEEAVSRLRTELKAGRDRRAATLKADLAADLAALRDPVETLVADALELDVELAVSRFARDFDCALPAFSGSGFEFEAGRSPLLDVSFEEVDPVDYGVSGVTLLSGVNSGGKTSTLDLVAVVVILGQMGLPVPAERARLERVSELHYYAKSQGTLDAGAFESTLRDFAALTTGASGRLVLVDELESITEPGASARIIAGILEALHEQGTTGVFVSHLADEIRETTDFDVAVDGIEAVGLVDGELRVNRSPVKGHLARSTPELIVEKLAGEARDDAERANGRGDEAMSRRGFYARLLEKF from the coding sequence ATGGAGTTCGAGGCCATCCCGGGAGTCGGCGAGAAGACCGCCGCCTCGCTCGCCGAACTCGACGACGCCGAGTCGGCGCTCAGAGACGGCGACGTGGCGACGCTCTCGCGTGCGCCGGGTATCACCGAAGGACGCGCCGCCGCCATCGCTCGCGCGGCGATTCGAGCCGAACACGGCGACGACGGCGACTTCCTGGCGACCGACCGCGCCCGCGAACTCTACCGCGACGTCCTCGGGTTGCTACAGGAGCGCGCGGTCACCGAATACGCCGAGAAGCGCCTGGAGACGCTGTTCCCGACCGCCTCCGAGTCCAGAATCGAGGAGGTCAGGACGTTCGTCGAATCGGCGCTCGAACGCACGCCCGATCCGGCGGTCCTCGACGCCCTCGCCGACGTGGAGGCGCTCCGCGCGCCGTCGAATCTCCGCGTCCGCGAGCGCTGTCTCGCAACGGTCGACGCCGAGCGATACGCCGAGGCGAAGGCGACGTTTCCGGAACTCTCGGTCGAAATTGTCGAGGACGCCCACGACCTCGCGGAACTCGCGCGGTCGTACTCGACGGTCGTCGCCCTCGACGAGGCGTTCGCGGGCGTCGACGTCGACGGCGACGTGCGCGTCCGCCCCGACGCCGCAGACCAGCCCGAGGAGATCGTCCCCGAGCGCCTGCTCGCTTTCTTCGCGGAAAACCGCGAGCGTCTGCTCGCGGCCGTGTCGGTTCACGAGACCGCCGGCCTCGACCCGGCCTGTTCGCCCGAGAACCTCCGCGACGCGCTGACGCGCGTCGACGAGAACGGCGAACTCGTCGGCGACGCGGAACTCGACCGCCTCACCGCCGCCGTCGACGATCTCGACGCGGCCGTCTCGACCGCCGAGTCGGCGGCCAACGACCACCTCAGAACCGCCATCAGCGAGCAGGACGTGACCATCCAGGGCCAGGACTTCCTCTCGCTCGTCGAACAGGGTGCGCGCGTCGATAGCTTGCTCTCGCGCGAACTCGCCGACGAGTACGATACCGCCGTCGAGACGGCCCGCGAACACCTCGCAGACGCGCTCTTGCTGGAGGAGGGCGAGTACGACCTCGCCGAACGCGTCTTCGGCGGCGACCCGACCTTCCCGGTCGGCCACAACGAGGAGGCCGTCTCCAGACTCCGGACGGAGTTGAAAGCCGGCCGTGATCGCCGCGCGGCGACGCTGAAAGCCGACCTCGCGGCCGACTTGGCGGCGCTCCGAGACCCCGTCGAGACGCTCGTCGCCGATGCGCTGGAACTCGACGTCGAACTCGCCGTCTCCCGGTTCGCCCGCGACTTCGACTGCGCGCTTCCCGCGTTTTCCGGCTCGGGATTCGAGTTCGAGGCGGGCCGCTCGCCCCTCCTGGACGTGTCGTTCGAGGAGGTCGACCCCGTCGACTACGGCGTCTCCGGCGTGACGCTCCTGTCGGGCGTCAACAGCGGCGGGAAGACGTCGACGCTCGATCTGGTCGCCGTCGTCGTTATCCTCGGACAGATGGGGCTGCCCGTCCCGGCCGAACGCGCCCGCCTCGAACGCGTCTCCGAACTCCACTACTACGCAAAAAGTCAGGGGACGCTCGACGCCGGGGCGTTCGAGAGCACGCTCCGCGACTTCGCGGCGCTCACAACCGGCGCGTCGGGCCGTCTCGTCCTCGTCGACGAACTGGAGAGCATCACCGAACCCGGCGCGAGCGCCCGCATCATCGCCGGGATTCTGGAAGCGCTCCACGAACAGGGAACGACCGGCGTGTTCGTCTCCCACCTCGCCGACGAGATACGCGAGACCACCGACTTCGACGTCGCCGTCGACGGTATCGAGGCCGTCGGCCTCGTCGACGGGGAACTTCGGGTGAACCGCTCACCCGTCAAGGGCCACCTCGCGCGCTCGACGCCGGAACTCATCGTCGAGAAACTGGCCGGCGAGGCGCGAGACGACGCCGAACGAGCGAACGGCCGCGGCGACGAGGCGATGTCGCGTCGCGGGTTCTACGCGCGACTGCTGGAGAAGTTCTGA
- the larE gene encoding ATP-dependent sacrificial sulfur transferase LarE has translation MDLDAKVDAVVDALADREGVVVAFSGGVDSSVVAALAYDALGDDAVACTAKSETLPAEELDDARRVAEEIGIRHELVEFSELDNPDFVANDGERCYHCRTMRLGKMYETARDLGIGTVCDGTNASDPGEGHRPGLRAVKELEVFSPLLAHDVTKAEVREIADRYGLSVADKPSMACLSSRIPTGLEVTEERLTRVEKAERLLRTWGFSQFRVRDHDGLARIEVAEEEFERALDGDFVRAAREHLSEVGFDHVTLDLHGYATGSVSPANAAYEAGQEGDDDPLVADVFAREYPVGEDD, from the coding sequence ATGGACCTCGATGCGAAAGTCGACGCCGTCGTCGACGCCCTCGCCGACCGCGAGGGCGTCGTCGTCGCGTTCTCCGGCGGCGTCGATTCGAGCGTCGTCGCTGCGCTCGCGTACGACGCTCTCGGTGACGACGCGGTCGCCTGTACCGCCAAAAGCGAGACGCTCCCGGCCGAAGAGCTCGACGACGCGAGGCGCGTCGCCGAGGAGATCGGCATCCGGCACGAGCTCGTAGAGTTCTCCGAACTCGACAACCCCGACTTCGTCGCCAACGACGGCGAACGGTGTTACCACTGCCGGACGATGCGCCTCGGCAAGATGTACGAGACGGCCCGCGACCTCGGCATCGGCACCGTCTGCGACGGCACGAACGCCTCCGACCCCGGCGAAGGACACCGGCCCGGCCTCCGCGCGGTGAAGGAGTTGGAGGTGTTCTCGCCGCTTCTGGCCCACGACGTGACGAAGGCGGAAGTCAGAGAGATCGCCGACCGCTACGGCCTCTCAGTCGCGGACAAACCGTCGATGGCCTGCCTCTCCTCGCGGATTCCGACCGGCCTCGAAGTGACCGAGGAGCGGCTGACCCGCGTCGAGAAGGCGGAGCGACTGCTGCGAACGTGGGGGTTCTCGCAGTTCCGCGTCCGCGACCACGACGGCCTCGCGCGCATCGAGGTCGCCGAAGAGGAGTTCGAGCGGGCGCTCGACGGCGACTTCGTTCGCGCGGCGCGCGAGCATCTCTCCGAGGTCGGCTTCGACCACGTGACGCTCGACCTCCACGGCTACGCCACCGGAAGCGTCAGTCCGGCGAACGCGGCGTACGAGGCCGGCCAAGAGGGGGACGACGACCCACTCGTCGCCGACGTGTTCGCCCGGGAGTATCCGGTCGGTGAAGACGACTGA
- a CDS encoding SRPBCC domain-containing protein, translating to MKRTESTEIDASPKTVWRVLTDFDEYDAWNPALSVEGRPKQGSKLSVRLDPKGVSPMRFPAKVTAVKPNRRIHWRARSPIPGAYAVDHEFRLKPLSAGRTRLEQTANVRGAATAMLPKRDALDDALRGMNDALKQRAESQSKST from the coding sequence ATGAAACGAACCGAGTCGACCGAAATCGACGCATCGCCGAAGACCGTGTGGCGCGTGCTCACCGACTTCGACGAGTACGACGCGTGGAACCCTGCACTCAGCGTCGAGGGACGACCCAAACAGGGCTCGAAGCTGTCGGTGAGACTCGACCCGAAGGGCGTCTCGCCGATGCGGTTCCCCGCGAAGGTGACGGCGGTGAAACCCAATCGGCGCATCCACTGGCGGGCGCGTTCGCCGATTCCCGGCGCGTACGCCGTCGATCACGAGTTCAGATTGAAGCCGCTCTCGGCGGGGCGGACGCGTCTCGAACAGACTGCCAACGTCCGAGGCGCGGCCACCGCGATGCTCCCGAAACGCGACGCGCTCGACGACGCACTGCGCGGGATGAACGACGCGCTCAAGCAGCGCGCGGAGTCGCAGTCGAAGTCGACGTAG